The DNA segment AGCTGTAGAGACTGAGAAGTTGTTTTAGTCACAAACAATCCACATGCCTGTAGATCATGGTTTATTAGATTGTGTTTGCCCAAATAAGGTGGAACCCTGAAGTTTTTTCAACAATTCTAAAAGCATCTTTCAAGTCTGCAGTGAGACTTCTAAGATATGTGTTACTTCCTTCATGTACATAAATACTTTTCAACTAGAATAAAGGTGtgagtaatttattttttccaccaACTGGAAGCCAACCATTTGGAAGACCACTCAGGAAACGTGAGATAAGTCTTTCCTTTAGTTACTTTTATATTTACAAGGAAAAGATGAGGTTTTGTTCTCTTTAAGTTTTGGTGACAATTGAGAGCTTTATTGAATAGCTTTGGCATGCAGAgtgatttttcattaaaaattgaaaaggcaTCTGAAATCTGTATCTCTATGGATTATTCGACAGTAGAACCTGGGCAATTCCGTGCAAGAGATTTTTGAGGTATTCAATTTTTGGAAGTGAAACAAACACAAATGCTCCTCCTCCAAGGGGCGGGGGCAGTGCCTGAGCGATGAACCAATCACAGCGCGTCCTGCCCTATATAAAGCTCTGAgggcctcctccccgcccccaacccgCGACACTTCAGCGTACTTGCTTAGTGatatgttctgtttttctttgctgttatgtCTGAGACGGCGCCTGCCGCTCCAGCCGACCAGGTTCTGGTTTCTATGGACAAACCTCAAGCGAGAAAGCGGGTAAAGAAGCCAGTTGGCTTGACGGGTGTGAATCGGCAAACAGCAAGCGCATCAGTGTCCAAGTTGATTACTGAGGCACTTTCGGTCTCCCAGGAGAGAGCTGGCATGTCCTTGGCTGCGCTGAAAAAGGCACTATCAGCTGCAGGTTACGACGTGGAGAGAAACAATAGTCGCATCAAGCTGGGTCTCAAAGGCTTGGTGAGCAAGGGAATCCTGGTACAGACTAGGGGTACCGGTGCGTCCGGCTCTTTCAATCTCAGCAAGAAGGCTGCTCCTGAACTTAGtaagggaaaagtgaaaaaacCTTCTGCGAAGAGTAGGAAGCTGGTCTTATCCAGAGATTCAAAGTCTCCGAAGAATGGTAAAGCCAACAAAAGAGCTAAGAAGCCGAGGACTAGGGTGGCTCAGATAGCTGCTAGGAACGGGGGGAAAACCAAAAGAACCAAATGCAAACAACGGAAGAGTCCAGCGCAGGCCAGGGCAGGAAACCCCAAAACTGGGAAGCCTAAGCTGACCCAGCAGGAAACTAATACTAGGAAAGCAACAACCAAGAAGTAATACTTCTTCACCAGTTTTCATAGAACCAAAAGGCTCTTTTCAGAGCC comes from the Capricornis sumatraensis isolate serow.1 chromosome 22, serow.2, whole genome shotgun sequence genome and includes:
- the H1-6 gene encoding histone H1t, with product MSETAPAAPADQVLVSMDKPQARKRVKKPVGLTGVNRQTASASVSKLITEALSVSQERAGMSLAALKKALSAAGYDVERNNSRIKLGLKGLVSKGILVQTRGTGASGSFNLSKKAAPELSKGKVKKPSAKSRKLVLSRDSKSPKNGKANKRAKKPRTRVAQIAARNGGKTKRTKCKQRKSPAQARAGNPKTGKPKLTQQETNTRKATTKK